From one Physeter macrocephalus isolate SW-GA chromosome 18, ASM283717v5, whole genome shotgun sequence genomic stretch:
- the LOC102996245 gene encoding LOW QUALITY PROTEIN: BOLA class I histocompatibility antigen, alpha chain BL3-7-like (The sequence of the model RefSeq protein was modified relative to this genomic sequence to represent the inferred CDS: deleted 1 base in 1 codon), which translates to MRRTGRNVHEDVWGKSSPGRGASSASALGQESVCVFKEEPRRCGSHSLRNFYTGVSRPSRGKSPFISVGYVDDTQFVRFDSDDPNPRMEPRALWVEQEGPEYWDRNSRIYKHHAQTFRVNLNTLRGYYSQSEAGLITVIGRGGGGADFGAGPESHYPVDVRLRRGAGRAPPPRYRHLASGGADYLALNEDHLALNEDLRSWTAADTAAQITKRKWEGSGEAERDRNYLEGTCVEWLSRHLETGKDTLQRADPPKTHVTCNPISDREVTLRCWALDVYPSEITYMLC; encoded by the exons ATGCGAAGGACAGGAAGGAATGTCCACGAGGATGTCTGGGGCAAGTCCTCTCCAGGCAGGGGAGCCTCCAGTGCCAGTGCACTAGGGCAGGAGAGTGTCTGCGTGTTCAAGGAAGA ACCCCGAAGATGCG gctccCACTCCCTGAGGAATTTCTACACCGGGGTGTCCCGGCCCAGCCGCGGGAAGTCCCCCTTCATCTCTGTCGGCTATGTGGACGACACGCAATTCGTGCGGTTCGACAGCGACGACCCGAATCCGAGGATGGAGCCGCGGGCGCTGTGGGTGGAGCAGGAGGGGCCGGAGTATTGGGATCGGAACTCGCGGATCTACAAGCACCACGCACAGACTTTCCGAGTGAACCTGAACACCCTGCGCGGCTACTACAGCCAGAGCGAGGCCG GTTTAATCACTGTGATTGGTCGGGGAGGGGGCGGCGCTGACTTCGGGGCGGGGCCAGAGTCTCACTACCCTGTGGATGTACGGCTGCGACGTGGGGCAGGACGGGCACCTCCTCCGCGG TACAGACATTTAGCCTCCGGCGGCGCGGATTACCTCGCCTTGAACGAGGACCACCTCGCCCTGAACGAGGACCTGCGCTCCTGGACCGCGGCGGACACAGCGGCTCAGATCACCAAGCGCAAGTGGGAGGGCTCGGGTGAGGCAGAGCGCGACAGGAACTACCTGGAGGGCACCTGCGTGGAGTGGCTCAGCAGACACCTGGAGACCGGGAAGGACACGCTGCAGCGCGCAG ACCCTCCAAAGACACATGTGACCTGCAACCCCATCTCTGACCGTGAGGTCACCCTGAGGTGCTGGGCCCTGGACGTCTACCCATCGGAGATCACCTATATGCTGTGCTGA
- the LOC112064291 gene encoding BOLA class I histocompatibility antigen, alpha chain BL3-7-like isoform X1 gives MLGMAPRTLLLLLSGALALTETWARSHSLRYFYTGVSRPGQGEPRFITVGYVDDTQFVRFDSDAPNPRMEPRAPWVEQLGPEYWDRETRTCKNNAQVFRVDLNTLRGYYNQSEAGSHTIQTMYGCDVGPDGRLLRGYLQDAYDGADYIALNEGLSSWTAANAAAQITKRKWEAAGEAEQVRNYLEGTCVEGLLRYLETGKDTLQRADPPKTHVTHHPISDREVTLRCWALGFYPEEISLTWQRDGEDQTQDMELVETRPSGDRTFQKWAALVVPSGEEQRYMCRVQHEGLQEPLTLRWEPPQPTVPIMGLIVGLALLVVTGAVVAGAVIWRKKHSGKKGGSYAQAASSDSAQGSYVSLTDPKV, from the exons ATGCTGGGCATGGCGCCGCGAACCCTCCTCCTGCTGCTCTCGGGGGCCCTGGCCCTGACCGAGACCTGGGCGC gctcCCACTCCCTGAGGTATTTCTACACCGGGGTGTCCCGGCCCGGCCAAGGGGAGCCCCGCTTCATCACCGTCGGCTACGTGGACGACACGCAGTTCGTGCGGTTCGACAGCGACGCCCCGAATCCGAGGATGGAGCCGCGGGCGCCGTGGGTGGAGCAGTTGGGGCCGGAGTACTGGGATCGGGAGACGCGGACCTGCAAGAACAACGCACAGGTTTTCCGAGTGGACCTGAACACCCTGCGCGGCTACTACAACCAGAGCGAGGCCG GGTCTCACACCATCCAGACGATGTACGGCTGCGACGTGGGGCCGGACGGTCGCCTCCTCCGCGGGTACCTACAGGACGCCTACGACGGCGCCGATTACATCGCGCTGAACGAGGGCCTTAGCTCCTGGACCGCGGCCAACGCGGCGGCTCAGATCACCAAGCGCAAGTGGGAGGCGGCGGGTGAGGCAGAGCAAGTCAGGAACTACCTGGAGGGCACCTGCGTGGAGGGGCTCCTCAGATACCTGGAGACCGGCAAGGACACGCTGCAGCGCGCAG ACCCTCCAAAGACACACGTGACCCATCACCCCATCTCTGACCGTGAGGTCACCCTGaggtgctgggccctgggcttcTACCCTGAGGAGATCTCACTGACCTGGCAGCGTGATGGAGAGGATCAGACCCAGGACATGGAGCTTGTGGAGACCAGGCCTTCAGGGGACAGAACCTTCCAGAAGTGGGCGGCCCTGGTGGTGCCTTCTGGAGAGGAGCAGAGATACATGTGCCGTGTGCAGCACGAGGGGCTTCAGGAGCCCCTCACCCTGAGATGGG aACCTCCTCAGCCCACCGTCCCCATCATGGGCCTCATTGTTGGCCTGGCTCTCTTGGTGGTCACTGGAGCCGTGGTGGCTGGAGCTGTGATCTGGAGGAAGAAGCACTCAG GTAAAAAAGGAGGGAGCTACGCTCAGGCTGCAA GCAGTGACAGTGCCCAGGGCTCTTATGTGTCTCTCACGGATCCTAAAG tGTGA
- the LOC112064291 gene encoding BOLA class I histocompatibility antigen, alpha chain BL3-7-like isoform X2, giving the protein MLGMAPRTLLLLLSGALALTETWARSHSLRYFYTGVSRPGQGEPRFITVGYVDDTQFVRFDSDAPNPRMEPRAPWVEQLGPEYWDRETRTCKNNAQVFRVDLNTLRGYYNQSEAGSHTIQTMYGCDVGPDGRLLRGYLQDAYDGADYIALNEGLSSWTAANAAAQITKRKWEAAGEAEQVRNYLEGTCVEGLLRYLETGKDTLQRADPPKTHVTHHPISDREVTLRCWALGFYPEEISLTWQRDGEDQTQDMELVETRPSGDRTFQKWAALVVPSGEEQRYMCRVQHEGLQEPLTLRWEPPQPTVPIMGLIVGLALLVVTGAVVAGAVIWRKKHSGKKGGSYAQAASSDSAQGSYVSLTDPKGETLEGLDWERCWGRGDAPGGGDL; this is encoded by the exons ATGCTGGGCATGGCGCCGCGAACCCTCCTCCTGCTGCTCTCGGGGGCCCTGGCCCTGACCGAGACCTGGGCGC gctcCCACTCCCTGAGGTATTTCTACACCGGGGTGTCCCGGCCCGGCCAAGGGGAGCCCCGCTTCATCACCGTCGGCTACGTGGACGACACGCAGTTCGTGCGGTTCGACAGCGACGCCCCGAATCCGAGGATGGAGCCGCGGGCGCCGTGGGTGGAGCAGTTGGGGCCGGAGTACTGGGATCGGGAGACGCGGACCTGCAAGAACAACGCACAGGTTTTCCGAGTGGACCTGAACACCCTGCGCGGCTACTACAACCAGAGCGAGGCCG GGTCTCACACCATCCAGACGATGTACGGCTGCGACGTGGGGCCGGACGGTCGCCTCCTCCGCGGGTACCTACAGGACGCCTACGACGGCGCCGATTACATCGCGCTGAACGAGGGCCTTAGCTCCTGGACCGCGGCCAACGCGGCGGCTCAGATCACCAAGCGCAAGTGGGAGGCGGCGGGTGAGGCAGAGCAAGTCAGGAACTACCTGGAGGGCACCTGCGTGGAGGGGCTCCTCAGATACCTGGAGACCGGCAAGGACACGCTGCAGCGCGCAG ACCCTCCAAAGACACACGTGACCCATCACCCCATCTCTGACCGTGAGGTCACCCTGaggtgctgggccctgggcttcTACCCTGAGGAGATCTCACTGACCTGGCAGCGTGATGGAGAGGATCAGACCCAGGACATGGAGCTTGTGGAGACCAGGCCTTCAGGGGACAGAACCTTCCAGAAGTGGGCGGCCCTGGTGGTGCCTTCTGGAGAGGAGCAGAGATACATGTGCCGTGTGCAGCACGAGGGGCTTCAGGAGCCCCTCACCCTGAGATGGG aACCTCCTCAGCCCACCGTCCCCATCATGGGCCTCATTGTTGGCCTGGCTCTCTTGGTGGTCACTGGAGCCGTGGTGGCTGGAGCTGTGATCTGGAGGAAGAAGCACTCAG GTAAAAAAGGAGGGAGCTACGCTCAGGCTGCAA GCAGTGACAGTGCCCAGGGCTCTTATGTGTCTCTCACGGATCCTAAAGGTGAGACCCTGGAGGGCCTAGATTGGGAGAGGTGTTGGGGCCGAGGGGATGCCCCGGGTGGTGGGGATCTTTGA